In a genomic window of Candidatus Competibacteraceae bacterium:
- the thyA gene encoding thymidylate synthase, giving the protein MKAYLDLLRQVLTCGARKQDRTGTGTLSVFGAQMRFDLRQGFPLVTTKKLHLRSIVYELLWFLRGDTHLRYLHEHGVTIWDEWADEQGDLGPIYGKQWRDWETKDGRHIDQLANAVELLRRDPESRRIVVSAWNVGELEQMRLLPCHLLFQFYVAGGELSCQLYQRSADLFLGVPFNIASYALLTHLVAQQADLKVGEFIWTGGDCHLYLNHLEQARLQLGRQPYPPPRLVIRRRPESLFDYRYEDFEVIGYQSHPAIKAPVAV; this is encoded by the coding sequence ATGAAAGCTTATCTCGATCTGTTGCGGCAGGTGCTGACTTGCGGCGCTCGCAAGCAGGATCGAACCGGAACGGGCACCCTGAGCGTGTTCGGAGCCCAAATGCGCTTCGACCTGCGCCAAGGATTTCCGCTGGTCACCACCAAGAAGTTGCATTTGCGCTCGATCGTGTACGAATTGTTGTGGTTTCTGCGCGGCGACACCCATCTCCGTTACCTGCACGAACACGGCGTCACCATTTGGGACGAGTGGGCCGACGAGCAAGGCGATTTGGGGCCGATCTACGGCAAGCAATGGCGCGACTGGGAAACCAAGGACGGCCGCCACATCGACCAATTGGCCAACGCCGTCGAGCTGCTGCGGCGCGATCCCGAGTCGCGGCGCATCGTGGTGTCGGCTTGGAATGTGGGCGAACTGGAGCAAATGCGGTTGCTGCCCTGCCATCTGCTGTTTCAGTTTTACGTCGCGGGCGGGGAATTGTCCTGTCAGTTGTACCAGCGCAGCGCCGATTTGTTTCTCGGCGTGCCGTTCAACATCGCCAGCTACGCGCTGTTGACCCACCTCGTCGCCCAGCAAGCCGATCTCAAGGTCGGCGAGTTCATTTGGACCGGCGGCGATTGTCATTTGTATTTGAACCATCTGGAGCAGGCCCGCCTGCAACTGGGCCGCCAACCCTATCCACCGCCACGACTGGTGATTCGACGCCGGCCAGAATCGCTGTTCGACTATCGCTACGAAGACTTTGAAGTGATCGGTTATCAGTCCCATCCGGCCATCAAGGCGCCGGTGGCGGTTTAG
- a CDS encoding DUF2333 family protein, which produces MDSYDPSGPGKPKITEKVTKVATYYNPRTWKERGLWWTLGLFLVTYAIAVGVLGIIWSRSPGEFDPRESALTLAQNDEKKLKTGYITTATTIRIAETLLDKPGGYLSNDIAPPGVYLDNIPNWEFGALTELRDLARSLRNEFSRSQTQSTEDKDLQVAEPQFNFDSESWILPSTESEYRKGIEALYRYLGRLSDEHALDGQFFARADNLSTYLQVVEKRLGSLAQRLAASVGQVNFNLNLAGDPNARQSTATPDQSKVKTPWTELDDIFFEARGYTWALVHTLKAMEYDFRDVLAGKNAVVSLKQIIRELENTQAFIWSPIILNGTGFGPMANHSLIMASYISRANAAIIDLRNLLLQG; this is translated from the coding sequence ATGGACTCTTACGATCCCTCCGGCCCTGGCAAACCCAAAATAACGGAGAAAGTCACCAAGGTCGCCACTTACTACAACCCGCGCACCTGGAAAGAGCGAGGCTTGTGGTGGACCTTGGGCCTGTTTTTGGTGACTTACGCGATCGCGGTGGGCGTGCTCGGCATCATCTGGTCGCGCTCGCCCGGCGAATTCGACCCGCGCGAGAGCGCCTTAACGCTCGCTCAAAACGATGAGAAAAAGTTAAAGACCGGCTATATCACCACCGCCACGACCATCCGCATCGCCGAGACGCTGCTGGACAAACCCGGCGGCTATCTCAGCAACGATATCGCCCCGCCCGGCGTCTATCTGGATAATATCCCGAATTGGGAATTCGGCGCGCTGACCGAACTGCGCGATCTGGCGCGCTCGCTGCGCAACGAATTTAGCCGCTCGCAAACTCAGTCGACTGAAGACAAGGATTTACAGGTCGCCGAACCGCAATTCAATTTTGATTCCGAATCTTGGATTTTACCGTCCACCGAATCGGAATATCGCAAGGGCATCGAGGCGCTTTATCGCTACCTTGGGCGCTTGTCCGACGAGCACGCGTTGGACGGTCAATTCTTCGCGCGCGCCGACAATCTGAGCACTTACCTGCAAGTGGTCGAGAAGCGGCTGGGTAGCCTGGCGCAGCGCTTGGCGGCCAGCGTCGGCCAAGTCAATTTCAATCTGAATTTGGCGGGCGATCCCAACGCCCGCCAGTCCACCGCCACGCCCGATCAATCCAAGGTCAAGACCCCCTGGACCGAACTGGACGATATCTTTTTTGAGGCGCGTGGCTATACCTGGGCTTTAGTGCACACGCTAAAAGCCATGGAATATGATTTCCGCGATGTGCTGGCCGGCAAGAACGCGGTGGTGTCGCTCAAGCAGATCATCCGAGAGTTGGAAAACACTCAGGCGTTCATTTGGAGTCCGATCATCCTGAACGGCACCGGCTTCGGACCGATGGCCAATCACTCGCTGATCATGGCGTCCTATATCTCGCGGGCCAACGCGGCGATCATCGACTTGCGGAATTTGTTGCTGCAAGGCTAA
- a CDS encoding HEAT repeat domain-containing protein, protein MPWLTELLSDPRGAHLTADQILRTMSAAAKEQAPELAKSLREPDLNVRAAAAQTLETMGAAAKGQAPELTRWLHDPDENVRQAAVEMLGAMGAAAKEQAPELARLLRDPHWTVRLTAIQALGAMGAAAKEQAPELARLLRDSDKNARWAASRALIAIGPLELRSISSILSIVYDDSSLVSKSRFLAHFLGGGNADTETLIAWIGEPITRPIAAIAQDHGLAAKTLRVFEQAWPFSEPFPKLRRDLEAQIATVATTGRWKIDDLPLLKTHATNLAAIGSTHAAAVQQVIASIEAADYAFTIAKVALIHALFWLALIAAYPRSRIVQAIFFWNPWARRFIGLGYIGFALTWIPFLRAKLFAPFKPSLIADVALDTFDESTYFPDSLVKQKTSGRQKPLREAIPAIRDQIVLEGESGIGKTMFLRSLVKHARRVVVYLPAKKCGGGVLEAIQAKLHGPAQDLAFLRNLIYSGALDICIDGLNEVSADARAKITGFVESYFKGNILMSAQPLEWTPPATAKTYILEPLTDSQIETFLLTRQDHLPDDARITGDAYQQACRRYLTATLDPQQPPETLAAIRQLLSNPMDLTSVAAMLARDENPDLFRLQDQQYRLMAEDYRQKQLHDFPLRKFTEAVYQMRLQDQDALPAGQFTKELQCLERHKMTVNRPMVEGGKPCDEWHFRHDKITDFFIVQAFLGTENDKPEKHLGDARFRGVYLQLARLLPLSDARALERRLIDYAADTQDHTVSDVFIQLLRVRPNRNEGQSH, encoded by the coding sequence ATGCCCTGGTTAACGGAACTACTGAGCGATCCCCGGGGTGCCCACCTGACGGCAGATCAAATCCTGAGAACGATGAGCGCGGCGGCCAAGGAACAAGCGCCCGAACTGGCCAAGTCGCTGCGCGAACCCGATTTGAATGTCCGTGCGGCGGCGGCTCAAACCCTGGAAACGATGGGTGCGGCGGCCAAGGGACAAGCGCCCGAACTGACCAGGTGGCTGCACGATCCCGACGAAAATGTCCGGCAGGCAGCAGTCGAGATGCTGGGGGCGATGGGCGCGGCGGCCAAGGAACAAGCGCCCGAACTAGCTCGGCTGCTGCGCGATCCCCACTGGACTGTCCGTCTGACGGCGATCCAGGCGCTGGGAGCGATGGGCGCGGCGGCCAAGGAACAAGCGCCCGAACTAGCTCGGCTGCTGCGCGATTCCGACAAGAATGCCCGTTGGGCGGCATCTCGGGCGCTTATTGCGATAGGGCCTCTTGAGCTAAGATCAATCTCAAGCATTTTATCCATTGTTTACGATGACAGTTCTCTCGTTTCCAAATCACGATTTCTAGCTCATTTTCTTGGCGGTGGTAACGCCGATACCGAGACACTTATCGCTTGGATCGGCGAACCGATCACCCGACCCATCGCCGCAATCGCTCAAGATCACGGCTTAGCTGCTAAAACGCTCCGCGTTTTCGAACAAGCTTGGCCTTTTAGTGAACCCTTTCCCAAATTACGCCGCGATTTGGAAGCGCAGATCGCCACCGTCGCCACAACGGGCCGATGGAAAATTGACGATCTACCTTTGCTCAAGACCCATGCAACCAATCTTGCAGCAATCGGCTCCACTCACGCGGCGGCGGTACAGCAAGTCATTGCCTCAATAGAAGCGGCCGATTATGCATTCACCATCGCCAAGGTCGCGCTAATCCATGCGCTGTTCTGGCTGGCTCTAATCGCGGCCTATCCCCGCTCGCGCATCGTGCAGGCCATCTTCTTCTGGAATCCTTGGGCACGGCGCTTTATCGGGCTGGGCTATATCGGCTTCGCGCTCACCTGGATTCCGTTTCTGCGAGCGAAATTATTCGCGCCATTCAAGCCATCGTTAATCGCCGACGTCGCCTTAGACACCTTCGACGAGTCGACCTATTTCCCCGATTCACTGGTTAAGCAAAAAACCTCCGGGCGTCAAAAACCGCTGCGCGAAGCGATCCCCGCCATCCGTGACCAGATCGTCCTCGAAGGTGAATCGGGTATCGGCAAGACGATGTTCTTGCGCTCGCTGGTCAAACATGCCCGGCGCGTGGTGGTGTATCTGCCCGCGAAGAAATGCGGCGGCGGGGTGCTGGAAGCCATTCAAGCCAAACTGCACGGCCCCGCCCAAGATCTCGCCTTCCTCCGCAACTTGATCTACAGCGGCGCGCTCGACATCTGCATCGACGGTCTCAACGAAGTCTCGGCGGACGCTCGAGCCAAAATCACCGGATTCGTAGAAAGCTATTTCAAGGGCAATATCCTGATGAGCGCCCAACCGCTGGAATGGACGCCGCCGGCAACCGCCAAAACCTACATTCTCGAACCCCTCACCGACAGCCAAATCGAGACCTTTTTACTGACCCGTCAAGACCACCTCCCCGACGATGCCCGGATCACCGGCGACGCCTACCAGCAAGCGTGCCGGCGCTACCTAACCGCCACCCTCGATCCCCAACAACCCCCAGAAACGCTGGCGGCGATACGCCAACTGCTGTCCAACCCGATGGATCTGACCTCGGTGGCCGCCATGCTGGCGCGCGACGAAAACCCCGATCTGTTCCGTTTGCAAGACCAGCAATATCGGCTCATGGCCGAAGATTATCGGCAAAAACAGCTTCACGACTTTCCGCTGCGCAAATTCACCGAAGCGGTTTATCAAATGCGCCTGCAAGACCAAGACGCCCTGCCCGCCGGCCAATTCACCAAGGAATTGCAATGCCTGGAACGCCACAAAATGACCGTCAACCGCCCGATGGTCGAAGGCGGCAAACCGTGCGACGAATGGCATTTCCGACACGACAAAATCACGGATTTCTTCATCGTCCAAGCGTTTCTCGGAACTGAAAACGACAAACCGGAAAAACATCTGGGCGATGCCCGGTTCCGGGGCGTCTACCTGCAACTGGCCCGACTGCTGCCCTTGAGCGACGCCCGCGCGCTGGAGCGACGGCTGATCGACTACGCCGCCGACACCCAGGATCACACGGTCAGCGACGTTTTTATCCAACTCTTACGGGTCCGCCCGAACCGAAACGAAGGCCAATCCCACTGA
- a CDS encoding metal-dependent hydrolase, with translation MADFNTHLMGAAAVSGLAATVLVMAGAAPHQAVIGYFVLGVIGGLLPDIDLPTSIPVRITFATLAVVAGFLVVFTFGRRYSLAELIALWLGCFLLIRYGLFNLLDRFTVHRGLVHTVPGGIGCGLATTAVAFHVFSASAAHAWLCGAFLALGFIVHLLLDEFYSVDLFGRKLLKSSFGTAFSFGSLSQPLGTAALYLLVAGLFLLCPPPKAFAQLVLDGETYRGLSQRLVPRDSWFAGLLNQVPPYRPSGR, from the coding sequence ATGGCCGACTTCAACACCCACTTGATGGGGGCGGCGGCGGTCAGCGGCTTGGCCGCCACCGTGCTGGTGATGGCCGGCGCGGCGCCCCATCAAGCGGTGATCGGTTATTTCGTGCTCGGCGTCATCGGTGGACTGCTGCCGGATATCGACTTGCCCACCTCCATTCCGGTGCGGATCACCTTCGCGACGCTGGCGGTGGTGGCCGGGTTTTTGGTGGTGTTCACGTTCGGCCGTCGCTATTCGCTGGCGGAACTGATCGCGCTGTGGCTGGGCTGTTTCCTGCTGATCCGCTATGGTCTGTTCAATCTGCTCGATCGCTTTACCGTTCATCGCGGATTGGTCCATACCGTTCCGGGAGGAATCGGCTGTGGGCTGGCCACCACCGCCGTCGCGTTTCATGTTTTCAGCGCGTCCGCCGCGCACGCTTGGCTGTGCGGCGCGTTTCTCGCCTTGGGTTTCATCGTCCATCTGTTGCTCGATGAGTTTTACAGCGTCGATCTGTTCGGCCGCAAATTGCTCAAAAGCTCGTTCGGCACCGCCTTTAGCTTCGGCAGTCTGAGCCAACCGCTCGGCACCGCCGCGCTCTATCTCCTGGTCGCGGGGCTGTTCTTGCTCTGTCCGCCCCCCAAGGCGTTCGCCCAACTGGTGTTGGATGGGGAGACCTATCGCGGCCTCTCCCAGCGGCTGGTGCCGCGCGATAGCTGGTTTGCCGGCCTGCTGAATCAAGTTCCGCCGTACCGTCCCAGCGGCCGTTGA
- a CDS encoding DUF3047 domain-containing protein gives MKFETGLGTLALLVSIAAVAADEKLLIGRFSAGDLQDWQTKSFMGETHYTFDNQSGQPALFADSRGTASGLYREIRVDLQRTPWLNWSWRVNKVLSGLDERTKAGDDYPARVYVVVSGGAAFWKTRSLVYVWSSSQPAGATWNNAFTSNARVMALRSGTKDAGRWASEKRDIRADFRQLFGEAIDAIDAVALMTDTDNSGQSATAWYGDIYFTAR, from the coding sequence ATGAAATTTGAAACGGGGCTGGGAACGTTGGCGCTGCTGGTCTCAATCGCCGCGGTCGCGGCGGATGAAAAACTCTTGATCGGCCGGTTTTCCGCCGGCGACCTGCAAGATTGGCAAACCAAATCCTTCATGGGCGAAACGCACTATACCTTCGATAACCAGAGCGGCCAACCGGCATTGTTCGCCGACAGCCGAGGCACTGCTTCCGGTCTCTATCGAGAAATCCGGGTGGATTTGCAGCGCACGCCTTGGCTCAATTGGTCGTGGCGCGTCAATAAGGTGTTGAGCGGGCTCGATGAGCGCACCAAGGCTGGCGACGATTATCCAGCGCGGGTTTACGTGGTGGTTTCCGGTGGCGCGGCGTTCTGGAAAACCCGTTCGCTGGTTTACGTCTGGTCCAGCAGCCAGCCCGCCGGCGCGACCTGGAACAACGCCTTCACCAGCAATGCCAGGGTCATGGCGCTGCGGTCAGGGACGAAGGATGCCGGACGCTGGGCCAGCGAAAAACGCGACATCCGCGCCGACTTCCGGCAACTGTTTGGCGAAGCTATCGACGCCATCGACGCGGTTGCCCTGATGACCGACACCGACAACAGCGGCCAAAGCGCGACGGCCTGGTATGGCGATATTTACTTCACGGCGCGTTGA
- the msrP gene encoding protein-methionine-sulfoxide reductase catalytic subunit MsrP, producing the protein MKKPADIFPSEITPPELYARRREFLKSAAMLGAAALLSPWGAGSPARAADDALKPTPYKDITSYNNFVELGSGKTAPAQYTGKLRAKPWTVAVEGHCEKPGQYPLEDFLASHKAEERLYRLRCVETWSMVVPWLGVPLNQILPRFKPTSNAKYVEFTTLLDPERMPGQRTRLLEWPYVEGLRMDEAMNPLTLLATGLYGKELPDQNGAPLRLVVPWKYGFKSIKSIVKIRFTDRQPQTTWNQEAPDEYGFYANVNPNVDHPRWSQRKERRIGDFFRRDTLLFNGYADQVAGLYAGMDLKKNF; encoded by the coding sequence ATTAAAAAGCCCGCCGACATTTTTCCGTCCGAAATCACCCCGCCCGAACTATATGCCCGCCGCCGTGAGTTTCTGAAATCCGCCGCCATGCTGGGAGCGGCTGCGCTGCTATCGCCGTGGGGGGCGGGTAGCCCCGCCCGCGCGGCGGACGACGCTCTCAAGCCGACGCCCTACAAGGACATCACCTCTTACAATAACTTCGTCGAACTCGGTTCCGGCAAAACGGCCCCGGCGCAATATACCGGCAAGCTGCGCGCCAAGCCCTGGACCGTCGCGGTGGAAGGCCATTGCGAGAAACCCGGCCAGTACCCGCTGGAGGACTTTCTGGCCTCTCACAAGGCCGAGGAGCGCCTCTACCGCTTGCGCTGCGTGGAAACGTGGTCGATGGTGGTGCCGTGGCTCGGCGTGCCGCTCAATCAAATCCTGCCGCGCTTCAAGCCCACCTCGAACGCCAAATACGTCGAATTTACCACCTTGCTCGATCCTGAGCGGATGCCAGGTCAAAGAACGCGTTTGCTGGAGTGGCCTTATGTTGAAGGCTTGCGGATGGATGAAGCCATGAATCCGCTCACCTTGCTGGCGACCGGGTTATATGGAAAGGAATTGCCGGATCAGAACGGCGCGCCGCTGCGGTTGGTGGTCCCGTGGAAATACGGTTTCAAGAGCATCAAATCCATTGTGAAAATCCGCTTCACCGACCGCCAGCCGCAAACGACTTGGAATCAGGAAGCGCCTGACGAATACGGTTTTTACGCCAACGTCAACCCCAACGTCGACCATCCGCGCTGGAGCCAGCGGAAAGAGCGGCGGATCGGCGATTTCTTCCGGCGGGATACCCTGCTGTTCAACGGTTACGCCGATCAGGTTGCCGGCTTGTACGCCGGTATGGATCTGAAGAAAAATTTTTGA
- a CDS encoding 6-carboxytetrahydropterin synthase translates to MSGPDERQWKIHIRKDNLKFSAAHMTVFPDGSKEGLHGHNYQVELEVELAEPALARMLSYQSFKRVLRSVCAAWDEKMLVAGANPWFEALSGDGGEYAFRLCGKRYVLPVDEVAVLAVDNITAENLARLCFEQFWEKLTKDQTVAWREQIFAASLRVEESRGQGATYSVRFGR, encoded by the coding sequence ATGAGCGGTCCAGACGAGCGGCAGTGGAAAATCCACATCCGCAAGGACAATCTGAAATTTTCGGCGGCGCACATGACGGTGTTTCCCGATGGCAGCAAGGAAGGCTTGCACGGGCATAACTATCAAGTCGAACTGGAAGTGGAGTTGGCCGAGCCGGCGTTGGCGCGGATGCTCAGCTATCAATCCTTCAAGCGAGTGCTGCGGTCGGTTTGCGCGGCGTGGGACGAAAAGATGCTGGTGGCCGGAGCCAATCCGTGGTTCGAAGCCCTGTCCGGCGATGGGGGCGAGTACGCTTTTCGGTTGTGCGGCAAGCGCTATGTGCTGCCGGTCGATGAGGTGGCGGTGTTAGCTGTGGACAACATCACCGCCGAGAATCTGGCTCGGTTATGCTTCGAGCAATTTTGGGAAAAATTAACAAAAGATCAGACGGTTGCCTGGCGAGAACAAATCTTCGCCGCCAGTCTGCGGGTCGAAGAATCACGCGGGCAAGGGGCGACCTACTCCGTCCGTTTCGGCCGCTGA
- a CDS encoding NCS2 family permease: MLENFFALQARGTTARTEILAGCTTFLTMSAILFVNPEILSQAGMDRDAVFVATCLASALGSLLMGLLANYPIAQAPGMGINAVFAFGLVKGMGLPWETALGAVFLSGVLFVVVSLLKVREWFVNAFPANLKHAITAGVGLFLGLLALHAAGIVTAHPDTLVALGDLKAPPALLAMAGFLLMVTLDRRGVPGAVLIGILTVAAASVALGLRAFDGVFSAPPSLAPTLFKADIRAALDPTLLGVVLSFFLMSLFETSGTLIAIAQRGGFLDEKGHLPRLERALLADSSAISAGALLGTSSTTSYLESTAGISAGGRTGLTAVVVALLFLASLTLAPLAAMVPAYATAPALLYVTILMLRDLTELDWNDLTESAPAVCCVTVMAFTFSIADGIAFGVLGHVALKLLTGQTHRIGWPMAAIAGLFLARYLWL, encoded by the coding sequence ATGCTGGAAAATTTCTTCGCACTCCAAGCGCGCGGGACCACCGCGCGCACCGAAATCTTGGCCGGTTGCACCACCTTTCTCACCATGTCGGCCATTTTGTTCGTCAATCCCGAGATTCTCAGCCAAGCCGGCATGGATCGCGACGCCGTGTTCGTCGCCACCTGTCTGGCCAGCGCCCTCGGCTCCCTGCTGATGGGGTTGCTGGCCAACTATCCCATCGCCCAAGCGCCGGGCATGGGCATCAACGCCGTCTTTGCCTTCGGTTTGGTCAAGGGCATGGGCCTGCCGTGGGAAACGGCGCTGGGCGCGGTGTTCCTGTCCGGCGTGCTGTTCGTAGTGGTGAGCTTGTTGAAGGTTCGGGAATGGTTCGTCAACGCCTTTCCAGCCAATCTCAAACACGCCATCACCGCCGGCGTCGGTCTGTTTCTGGGCCTGTTGGCCTTGCACGCCGCCGGCATCGTCACCGCCCATCCCGATACGCTGGTGGCGTTGGGCGATCTCAAAGCGCCGCCGGCGCTGCTGGCGATGGCCGGATTTTTACTAATGGTGACACTCGATCGCCGGGGCGTGCCCGGAGCTGTGCTGATCGGCATTTTGACGGTCGCCGCAGCGTCGGTCGCGTTGGGGCTACGCGCGTTCGACGGCGTTTTCTCCGCCCCGCCCTCGCTGGCTCCGACGCTGTTCAAAGCCGACATCCGCGCGGCTCTGGACCCGACGCTGCTCGGCGTGGTGCTGAGCTTTTTTTTAATGAGCCTGTTCGAGACCTCCGGCACGCTGATCGCCATCGCCCAGCGCGGCGGCTTTCTCGACGAAAAAGGCCATCTGCCTCGGTTGGAGCGCGCCTTGCTGGCGGATAGCAGCGCCATCAGCGCGGGCGCGCTGCTCGGCACGTCCAGCACCACCAGCTATTTGGAAAGCACCGCCGGCATCAGCGCCGGCGGCCGCACCGGACTGACCGCCGTGGTGGTCGCCTTGCTGTTTCTGGCGAGTCTAACGCTCGCGCCGCTGGCGGCGATGGTGCCGGCTTACGCCACCGCGCCGGCCTTGCTCTATGTCACCATCCTGATGTTGCGCGATCTCACCGAACTGGATTGGAACGACTTGACCGAATCGGCCCCGGCGGTGTGCTGCGTGACGGTGATGGCGTTCACCTTTTCCATCGCCGACGGCATCGCCTTCGGCGTGCTCGGCCACGTCGCCTTGAAACTGCTGACCGGTCAAACCCATCGGATCGGCTGGCCGATGGCCGCCATCGCCGGCTTGTTCCTGGCGCGCTACCTTTGGTTGTAA